GGCTCGAGCTCGGGATGGTTGATGTTTGCAGGAATGATCGCGCGGCCGGCGGCAATTTCGCTGCGCACGAGCTCGGGCGAGACGTTCTCGCGAATCGCGCAGAACATCATCTCTTCGGTCACGATGCCGCGGCGGGCCCAGTGCATCTGCGACATGTTGGTGGTGCCGAGCGAACGCCGGCGCTCGGTCCACGGCGCGCGAAGCGGAGCCAGGCCGCCGGTACTGTCGACGGGAGCAGGTCCCGATGTGTCGTAGACGGCCAGAGGCGGCTCGCCGCCCGAGAGTCGAATCTCCCTGGCCGGCACCGGCATCTCGGAGCTGTGAAGGACCCGCGTCGAGCTCGGAAAGCTCTGGGACATCGGTGGGAGGCCGCTTCGGTCGTCGTCAGTCTTCATCGGTAGTCCTCTCGGTCCGGCCACGCGCAGGATCGCGCCGGAGAGTCGGTTTCTAGGCTCCGCAGCGCCTTGTAGTCAACGTGACCTGACGCCGGTGTTCGGCCTTCACCGGTGCCTTGACTCCTTCGCGCAGCCGCAGCAGAACGCCGCCCGAGCGGCGTAGGCCGCGACAATTTCCGGAGCTGTTCCGGTTTTGTCGGAAGGGGACTTTGTTGACCCGCATCGTTTCGTGGAACATCAACGGCATTCGCGCGTCGGCGAAGAGCGGCTTCTTCGACTTCCTGGAACGCGAGCTGCCCGACATCCTGTGCCTGCAGGAGATCAAGGCGCGTCCCGATCAGATCGCCGCCGAACATCTCGAGCGCCTGGAAAAACTCGGCTACACGGCGCACTGGCATCCGGCGACCAAGGCCGGCTACAGCGGCGTCGCGACGCTGTCGCGCAAACAGCCGCTGTTCGTCACCTACGGTCTCGACTTCGAGCGAGAGGAAGGCCGCATCCTCGTCTCCGAGCACGGCGACTTCACGCTGTACAACATCTACTTCCCGAACGGTCGCCAGACGCCGAGCGGGCCTGATCCGGAGCGCCTGGCTTTCAAGCTCGCGTTCTACGAGTCGGTCCTCGAAGTGCTCGAGGAGGAACGCGCCGAAGGAAAGCACCTCGTCGTCTGTGGCGACTTCAACACCGCGCACGAAGAGATCGACATCGCGCGCCCGCAGGAGAACCGCGGCACGACCGGATTCCTGTCCGAGGAGCGCGCGGCGCTCGGCAAGTACATGAAGACGGGGTGGATCGATACGTTCCGCCACTTCCACCCGGCCCGGCTATACGAGGGCCGCGCGCCGCATGAGCGCGACTACACGTGGTGGTCCAACCGCATCGGCGTCCGTGAACGGAACATCGGCTGGAGGATCGACTATCACTTCGTGAACAGGGAGTTTCTGCCGGCGGTAAAGGCCGCGGCGATCTGGGACGAGGTTTACGGCTCGGACCATTGTCCGGTCGTCGTGGACCTCAATGTGTGACGGCTGCTACATGCGACCGGAGCGGTCGGACGGTCGATCGATCGGGTGGGTCGAGATCCAGCGGCTCGATCAGCGGCTCGATCAGACGAGAGGGCGCGGCCTCTGCCGGCGCCGTCTCGGCGGATTGCGGAACTGAATCTCCGGCGGACCGTGCCGCCGCGCCGGCACATTGATGCTGACCAGGGCCGCGCCGCATACGACGGTGAAGACCATCACCGCGAACAGGATCCCGTAGGTCATGATGTCGGGAAGCCCGGAAAGAAGATGAAGAGCGAGAACCGTGGTGCACAGCAGCACCAGCATTCCGATCAGGAAAAAGCCGAGCGCCGTCGCTGCGTCGTTCTCGTTTCGAGTAAGACCCGGAATCAGCTGTTTTGCTTCCACGTTTCCACCCCCCGGTGGTAAGCGGTCACTTTGCGCCATGACCAAAATTCCTCCCCGCGCACTGCTTACATTAGAAAAGGTAGACGCGACGCGCAAGCAGCCTGGGCCCTCGATTGAGAAAATACTCAGGCTCCTGTGAGGGGCTTGCTAGCGCCATGAGCCGACATTCAGATTTCTGCAAAGGTGATATGCGCGCCGGATGCGCACACTGGAAGCTCGATTCAGCAGCCGGCGCACAGCCTGAACAGCGCGCAGAGAACTGAGAGGAGTTTCGATGAAAGATACGGCACTGACTGAACTTCCGATGCACGACTTGGCCGCGATGGTCGGCCGCCGCGAGATCTCTCCGGTTGAATCGGTCGCTGCATCGCTGGCCCGAATCGAGGCTCTCAACGCGGCGCTCAATGCATTCGTGCATCTGGATGGCGAGCGTGCACTTGCCGAAGCACGCGCGCAGGAAAAATTGCTTATCGCGGGAAAAACAATTGGCCCGCTTGCGGGAGTCCCGTTCGGGGTAAAAGAC
The sequence above is drawn from the Candidatus Limnocylindrales bacterium genome and encodes:
- a CDS encoding exodeoxyribonuclease III; translation: MTRIVSWNINGIRASAKSGFFDFLERELPDILCLQEIKARPDQIAAEHLERLEKLGYTAHWHPATKAGYSGVATLSRKQPLFVTYGLDFEREEGRILVSEHGDFTLYNIYFPNGRQTPSGPDPERLAFKLAFYESVLEVLEEERAEGKHLVVCGDFNTAHEEIDIARPQENRGTTGFLSEERAALGKYMKTGWIDTFRHFHPARLYEGRAPHERDYTWWSNRIGVRERNIGWRIDYHFVNREFLPAVKAAAIWDEVYGSDHCPVVVDLNV